A region from the Thermanaeromonas toyohensis ToBE genome encodes:
- the ruvC gene encoding crossover junction endodeoxyribonuclease RuvC — protein sequence MRILGIDPGTATTGYGIIEAEGSWVKVGDYGLISTSPAQPLPLRLASLYEQVLSLIHKEKPSCLAVEEIFFNRNTRTAMAVGQARGVIILAAIHAGLEIAEYTPLEVKQAVTGYGRAPKYQVQKMVQAILNLPQFPAPDDAADALAVALCHAAHQGLRGLGLDLV from the coding sequence ATGCGTATTTTAGGGATTGACCCAGGTACAGCTACCACTGGTTATGGCATAATAGAGGCAGAAGGTTCGTGGGTTAAAGTGGGTGATTATGGCTTAATATCTACTTCACCGGCTCAGCCGCTACCCTTACGCTTGGCTTCCCTATATGAACAGGTTTTGAGCTTGATCCATAAGGAAAAACCTTCCTGCCTGGCTGTGGAAGAAATATTTTTTAACCGGAATACTCGTACTGCCATGGCCGTGGGGCAGGCACGAGGAGTGATTATTCTCGCTGCTATTCACGCGGGGTTGGAAATAGCCGAATATACTCCTTTGGAAGTTAAACAAGCAGTGACCGGTTATGGCCGCGCCCCCAAATATCAGGTACAGAAAATGGTACAAGCTATTTTAAACCTGCCCCAGTTCCCCGCACCTGATGATGCAGCCGATGCTTTGGCCGTGGCCCTTTGTCATGCTGCTCATCAAGGGTTACGGGGCTTAGGGTTGGATCTCGTATGA
- a CDS encoding response regulator: MACNLRILLVDDHTLIRKGLRALMAEWEGFEVVGEARDGEEAVELALELRPNIVLMDIYMPRLDGLEATRRLKTLLPESKVVILTVDDNPETLLAALEAGAKGYLLKTVEPQQLYYLLQEVARGEMTLTPALIKKMLPRLTRTPTLNSLSAREKEVLELVAQGFTNREIAQKLYISENTVKNHLRSILEKLQTKNRLQAVQYALQQGWIKAPK; this comes from the coding sequence ATGGCCTGCAACTTACGCATCCTCTTGGTGGATGATCATACCTTGATCCGCAAGGGGTTGCGAGCCCTCATGGCCGAATGGGAGGGGTTTGAAGTAGTAGGAGAGGCCAGGGATGGAGAGGAAGCCGTTGAACTGGCCCTTGAGCTTCGCCCGAACATTGTCCTCATGGATATATATATGCCCCGCCTCGACGGCCTAGAGGCTACACGGCGCCTTAAAACCTTGCTTCCCGAAAGTAAAGTAGTCATCCTAACGGTAGATGACAATCCCGAAACTCTGTTAGCTGCCTTAGAAGCCGGGGCTAAGGGTTACCTCCTTAAGACAGTAGAACCCCAACAGCTTTATTACCTCCTCCAAGAAGTGGCTCGTGGTGAGATGACTTTGACCCCGGCCCTTATAAAAAAGATGCTCCCTAGGTTAACCCGGACGCCTACCTTGAATTCTTTAAGTGCCAGAGAGAAGGAAGTCCTGGAGCTAGTAGCCCAAGGTTTTACCAATCGGGAAATAGCCCAAAAGCTCTATATCAGCGAAAACACGGTTAAAAACCATCTTCGGAGTATCTTAGAAAAACTCCAAACTAAAAACCGTTTACAGGCAGTCCAGTATGCCCTCCAGCAAGGCTGGATAAAGGCGCCGAAATAG
- a CDS encoding 4Fe-4S dicluster domain-containing protein: MSVAYARQAEMELPLLYHLPKAKLDAFVQELRKAYDVFGPVAKGKEFVFAPVTSAEELALHYQTTLLPPKKLLHLPFEVLFSFHEDQHIEEAVAPERPQVILGIHPCDVHAIHILDKAYTSEYPDPYYMAKRRNTIIIALNCTTPGEHCFCSSFGTGPALREGYDLLLTDLGQGFLVEVGSQVGKKLLLNMDMELTPAPRVAMVEKQKVIDNARRRFQKKINTQGLHELLEENFRHPLWEELMHQCLACGSCTMVCPTCFCYNVVDKLDLNLKSGKRQREWDSCMLLEYAQVALGHNFRKDRDARVKQRIYHKLVYYEPQFGTLGCVGCGRCIKACVKKIDITDIISRLRGE, translated from the coding sequence ATGTCAGTAGCTTATGCCCGCCAGGCAGAGATGGAATTACCTCTTCTTTATCACTTACCTAAGGCAAAACTAGATGCTTTTGTGCAGGAATTGCGCAAAGCCTATGATGTATTTGGCCCGGTAGCTAAAGGAAAAGAATTTGTCTTCGCTCCAGTAACTAGCGCTGAAGAGTTGGCCCTACACTACCAGACCACTTTATTACCTCCTAAGAAGTTGCTCCACCTACCCTTCGAAGTCCTCTTCTCCTTCCACGAAGACCAGCATATAGAAGAAGCTGTAGCGCCTGAGCGACCCCAGGTAATATTGGGCATCCATCCTTGCGATGTCCATGCCATTCATATCTTAGATAAAGCTTATACCTCCGAATATCCCGATCCTTATTACATGGCTAAACGGCGTAACACAATTATCATCGCCCTTAACTGTACTACCCCTGGAGAGCACTGTTTCTGCTCATCCTTCGGTACTGGTCCTGCTTTAAGAGAAGGTTACGATCTTTTGCTTACTGACTTGGGCCAGGGCTTCTTGGTAGAAGTTGGTAGCCAGGTAGGTAAAAAACTCCTCCTAAATATGGATATGGAGCTTACCCCTGCCCCCCGGGTGGCCATGGTAGAAAAACAAAAGGTAATAGATAACGCCCGCCGCAGGTTCCAAAAGAAAATTAATACCCAAGGGCTGCATGAATTGCTAGAAGAGAATTTCCGCCATCCACTTTGGGAAGAGCTTATGCATCAGTGCTTGGCCTGTGGATCCTGTACCATGGTATGCCCTACCTGCTTCTGCTACAACGTGGTGGATAAGCTCGACCTTAATCTTAAGAGTGGAAAGCGGCAGCGGGAATGGGATTCTTGTATGCTTTTGGAATATGCCCAGGTAGCCTTAGGACATAACTTCCGTAAGGATCGGGATGCTAGGGTTAAGCAAAGGATTTATCATAAACTGGTGTATTACGAGCCCCAGTTCGGGACCCTGGGTTGTGTAGGTTGTGGCCGCTGCATAAAGGCCTGCGTAAAGAAGATCGATATCACAGATATTATTAGCCGTCTCAGGGGGGAATAA
- a CDS encoding FAD/NAD(P)-binding protein — MFNPFKPERAVIKEIIRETHDTTTYTFSFIDEEVRRDFRFRPGQFNMLTIFGIGEAPISISSSPVQTETFQHTIRHVGNVTNALARMKPGDVVGIRGPYGTGWPLDVLPIKNLLIVAGGIGLAPLRPVIREVVHRRKEFGQVEILYGARTPADLLYTPEYQLWRQSDIILRLTVDMVPPGTEWKDEVGVVTKLFDKMSSRPEETTVFTCGPEIMMAFVVKGLLARGFRPEQIYVSLERRMNCGVKKCGKCQIGPKFVCRDGPVFAYAELLSLPEEVLGGAAR; from the coding sequence GTGTTCAATCCATTCAAGCCTGAACGGGCTGTGATCAAAGAGATCATTCGCGAAACCCACGATACCACTACTTACACCTTTAGCTTTATCGATGAAGAAGTGCGCCGGGATTTCCGCTTCCGACCCGGTCAATTTAATATGCTTACTATTTTCGGTATCGGCGAGGCCCCGATATCTATAAGTTCCAGCCCAGTCCAAACAGAAACTTTCCAACATACTATCCGCCATGTAGGTAACGTCACCAACGCCCTGGCTAGAATGAAACCCGGTGATGTGGTAGGTATCAGGGGGCCTTATGGTACGGGTTGGCCTCTAGATGTGCTACCCATAAAAAACCTTCTCATTGTGGCTGGAGGTATTGGACTTGCCCCCTTACGTCCGGTCATCCGGGAAGTTGTCCACCGGCGGAAGGAGTTCGGGCAAGTTGAAATCCTGTATGGTGCTCGTACCCCTGCTGATCTCCTATACACTCCTGAATACCAGTTATGGCGCCAGTCAGATATCATCTTGCGCCTTACAGTGGATATGGTACCTCCTGGCACTGAATGGAAAGACGAGGTCGGAGTAGTAACTAAACTCTTCGATAAAATGTCTTCCCGCCCCGAAGAAACTACTGTATTCACTTGTGGTCCAGAGATAATGATGGCCTTTGTAGTTAAAGGGCTTTTGGCCCGCGGTTTCCGGCCTGAACAGATCTATGTATCGCTGGAACGCCGTATGAACTGCGGAGTCAAAAAATGCGGTAAATGTCAGATCGGGCCTAAGTTCGTCTGCCGAGATGGCCCTGTGTTCGCCTACGCTGAACTCTTAAGCCTACCCGAAGAAGTTTTAGGAGGTGCAGCCCGGTGA
- a CDS encoding oxidoreductase translates to MSKPRIAVYKMSSCAGCQLELLNLEPILLDLLGAVDLSYFVMARRDNEPGPYDIGLVEGAITTGEEIERLKKAREECRILVAMGACACYGGLPSIKNWQPQRVVESRVYENLAAIHSTTAYGIDYYVPVDAYLKGCPVSREELLEFIKGALLGIRPYLRPHSVCVECKLHENVCLFVTEGQVCLGPVTTAGCGALCPSRGRPCEGCRGPANDANTVSLAQTMAEYGLHRSDIIRYFRKFAGMTPEFSKGAEAV, encoded by the coding sequence GTGAGTAAACCCCGTATAGCTGTTTATAAAATGAGCTCTTGTGCAGGCTGCCAGTTAGAACTTTTAAACCTTGAACCTATTCTTTTAGATCTTTTGGGAGCCGTAGATCTTAGCTATTTCGTCATGGCCCGCCGGGACAATGAACCCGGACCTTATGATATCGGCCTAGTCGAAGGGGCCATAACTACAGGTGAAGAAATCGAGCGGCTTAAGAAGGCGCGGGAAGAATGCCGCATCTTAGTAGCCATGGGGGCTTGTGCCTGCTACGGTGGCCTCCCCTCCATTAAAAACTGGCAGCCCCAGAGGGTAGTAGAAAGCCGGGTCTACGAGAACTTAGCTGCTATCCATTCTACCACAGCCTATGGTATCGATTATTATGTCCCGGTTGATGCCTATCTCAAGGGATGCCCAGTAAGCCGGGAGGAACTATTAGAGTTTATCAAAGGTGCTCTACTGGGGATAAGACCCTATCTTAGACCCCACAGCGTATGTGTGGAATGCAAGCTTCACGAAAATGTATGCCTGTTTGTAACCGAAGGCCAGGTCTGCTTAGGGCCAGTCACTACAGCAGGCTGCGGTGCCCTCTGTCCTTCCCGCGGGAGGCCCTGTGAAGGTTGCCGGGGCCCGGCCAACGATGCTAATACAGTATCCCTGGCCCAGACCATGGCTGAATACGGCCTACACCGCAGCGATATCATCCGATATTTCCGGAAGTTTGCGGGTATGACCCCAGAATTTAGTAA